Proteins encoded together in one Archangium lipolyticum window:
- a CDS encoding lysylphosphatidylglycerol synthase transmembrane domain-containing protein, producing the protein MNRAVKLIASLLVTLLFTWWAFRDTDWHSQVSSLKSANYLWVLPYFAILTLIHLSRTLRWGCLLSGLERVPFKKLNEASGIGFMMLLVLPFRLGEFARPFLIAQRSSIRRSAAMTSVVLERITDGMFVSVGMWVLLLFVTAEVPEVRYVKLGATLMFAVFGGGLAFLLFALKHQASAVHLVRATVGRLAPGVADKMADVVDTFVGAMRQLPDRRQMTGFFLYTLVYWALNGLGMAVLSRAFGTMNLTPFQAYVVMSVLVVGVMIPAAPGMVGTFQAAVKVGLSLFLPASVVNSSGLAYANVLWLCQTVQQIGFGVVLMSMAHVSFKDIAGKLNKEQEATSSLPSA; encoded by the coding sequence GTGAACCGCGCCGTCAAGCTGATTGCGAGCCTGCTCGTCACCCTTCTCTTCACCTGGTGGGCCTTCCGGGACACGGACTGGCACTCGCAGGTGTCGAGCCTGAAGTCGGCCAACTACCTGTGGGTGTTGCCGTACTTCGCCATCCTGACGCTCATCCACCTGTCGCGGACGCTGCGGTGGGGGTGCCTGCTGTCGGGACTGGAGCGGGTGCCCTTCAAGAAGCTGAACGAGGCGTCGGGCATCGGCTTCATGATGCTGCTGGTGCTGCCGTTCCGGTTGGGCGAGTTCGCGCGGCCCTTCCTCATCGCGCAGCGCAGCTCCATCCGCCGGAGCGCGGCGATGACGTCGGTGGTGCTCGAGCGCATCACGGACGGCATGTTCGTGTCGGTGGGGATGTGGGTGCTGCTGCTGTTCGTGACGGCGGAGGTGCCCGAGGTCCGCTACGTGAAGCTGGGCGCGACGCTGATGTTCGCGGTGTTCGGCGGCGGGCTGGCCTTCCTGCTGTTCGCGCTGAAGCACCAGGCGAGCGCGGTGCATCTGGTGAGGGCCACGGTGGGCCGCCTGGCGCCGGGCGTGGCGGACAAGATGGCGGACGTCGTGGACACCTTCGTGGGGGCCATGAGGCAGCTGCCGGATCGCCGCCAGATGACGGGCTTCTTCCTCTACACGCTGGTGTACTGGGCGCTGAACGGGCTGGGGATGGCGGTGCTGTCGCGGGCGTTCGGGACGATGAACCTGACGCCCTTCCAGGCCTACGTGGTGATGTCGGTGCTGGTGGTGGGGGTGATGATCCCCGCGGCACCGGGCATGGTGGGGACGTTCCAGGCGGCGGTGAAGGTGGGGCTGTCGCTGTTCCTCCCGGCGTCGGTGGTGAACTCGAGCGGGTTGGCGTACGCGAACGTGCTGTGGCTGTGCCAGACGGTGCAGCAGATCGGCTTCGGCGTGGTGCTGATGTCGATGGCGCACGTGTCCTTCAAGGACATCGCGGGCAAGCTGAACAAGGAGCAGGAGGCCACCTCGTCGCTGCCGTCGGCCTGA
- a CDS encoding DNA gyrase inhibitor YacG: MSTTVRECSICRKPVAPRAENPAFPFCSKRCRMVDLGRWLGEEYRVPDRQADEQEDELPADQHPERGGDA, translated from the coding sequence GTGTCCACGACTGTGCGAGAGTGTTCCATCTGCCGGAAGCCGGTTGCCCCGCGCGCCGAGAACCCGGCGTTTCCCTTCTGCTCCAAGCGCTGCCGGATGGTGGACCTGGGGCGCTGGCTGGGTGAGGAGTACCGCGTCCCGGATCGTCAGGCCGACGAGCAGGAAGACGAGCTTCCGGCCGATCAGCACCCCGAGCGCGGCGGCGACGCGTGA
- a CDS encoding magnesium transporter, whose translation MASADEEHTLLRSDRLSRDFVAVGAEDTVAQALEKIRAAPGTNEIFYCYACDPAGRLVGVVPSRKLIRASPEERISSLMFTRVVKLPANAPDSLVEDFFVTYRFLAFPVVDTEDRIVGVVEVSNFVDTFSDTLFDEVEGRVRGEVYRFVGLPDNESKERRPLVMALRRFPWLLVNIGGGFLAATISRIFERTVEELVVVAAFIPMVLVLSESLGVQTTAVSTSMLAEQHVDRSQVRREVLGTSLAGMMAATVVALLGRIYAPNLVFPFVLFIAITLSTSLAAILGAVLPFLFHRFRVDPHMASAPLVLAISDNITLFTYFTLVTHLVTRRS comes from the coding sequence GTGGCCTCTGCCGACGAAGAACACACGTTGCTGCGCAGCGATCGGCTCTCGCGTGACTTCGTCGCCGTGGGCGCCGAGGACACCGTCGCCCAGGCCCTGGAGAAGATCCGCGCCGCGCCCGGCACCAATGAGATCTTCTACTGCTACGCGTGCGATCCGGCCGGCCGTCTGGTGGGCGTGGTACCCAGCCGCAAGCTCATCCGTGCCTCGCCCGAGGAGCGCATCTCCTCGCTCATGTTCACCCGCGTGGTGAAGCTGCCCGCGAACGCGCCGGACTCGCTGGTGGAGGACTTCTTCGTCACCTACCGCTTCCTCGCCTTCCCGGTGGTGGACACCGAGGACCGCATCGTCGGCGTGGTGGAGGTCAGCAACTTCGTCGACACCTTCTCCGACACCCTCTTCGACGAGGTGGAGGGCCGGGTGCGCGGCGAGGTGTACCGCTTCGTCGGCCTCCCCGACAACGAGAGCAAGGAGCGGCGCCCCCTCGTGATGGCCCTGCGGCGCTTCCCCTGGCTGCTCGTCAACATCGGCGGGGGATTTCTCGCGGCCACCATCTCGCGCATCTTCGAGCGGACGGTGGAGGAGCTGGTCGTGGTCGCCGCCTTCATCCCCATGGTGCTCGTCCTCTCCGAGAGCCTCGGGGTGCAGACCACCGCCGTGTCCACATCCATGCTCGCCGAGCAGCATGTGGACAGGTCCCAGGTGCGCCGCGAGGTGCTCGGCACCAGCCTGGCCGGGATGATGGCGGCTACGGTGGTGGCCCTCCTCGGACGCATCTACGCCCCCAACCTCGTCTTCCCCTTCGTCCTCTTCATCGCCATCACGCTGTCCACATCGCTCGCCGCCATCCTCGGGGCCGTGCTGCCCTTCCTCTTCCACCGCTTCCGCGTGGATCCGCACATGGCCTCGGCGCCCCTGGTGCTCGCCATCTCCGACAACATCACCCTCTTCACGTACTTCACCCTCGTCACGCACCTCGTCACCCGAAGGTCGTGA
- a CDS encoding trypsin-like peptidase domain-containing protein, with amino-acid sequence MKHQTIRWGLTLAVLLAFTGGTNARADAARRRNEVVEVVQKVSPAVVFIGTEQEVESPFRGRRSMIEEFFGAPPQAQRQQGLGSGVIVDPNGTIVTNDHVIRGASAIHVVLADGRELEAEVIGSDANNDLAVLKVSSKQPLPAAKLGTSSDLMIGETVVAIGSPFGLSKTVTSGVVSATGRTFKADGRTYNDFIQTDAAINPGNSGGPLLNVDGDVIGINTAIFASAQGIGFAIPADKVRRIMDELTRFGKVRPAWVGIEAQDLSPRLARQLGWDRTYGAVVSDVEPGSPADQAGIRRGDVLAEMGGSRVSDAEDYVTRARGYPARAAFPLVIFREGGQRTLQVTPVEFPPQLIEALAWNRLGLRVKPVRGGMSVQSVRPGSAAAEVGLEPGDLIARVNNQPVAEPASFQEALLSARGSRSVLLLVRRGRYGYHVTLPF; translated from the coding sequence GTGAAGCACCAGACCATCCGATGGGGACTGACACTCGCGGTGCTGCTGGCTTTCACTGGTGGCACCAACGCCCGGGCCGATGCCGCCCGGCGGCGCAATGAAGTCGTGGAGGTGGTCCAAAAGGTCTCTCCAGCGGTCGTCTTCATCGGCACCGAGCAGGAGGTGGAGTCGCCCTTCCGCGGCCGCCGCTCGATGATCGAGGAGTTCTTCGGCGCGCCCCCGCAGGCGCAGCGCCAGCAGGGCCTGGGCAGCGGCGTCATCGTGGACCCCAACGGCACCATCGTCACCAATGACCACGTCATCCGCGGCGCCTCGGCCATCCACGTGGTGCTGGCCGACGGACGCGAGTTGGAGGCCGAGGTCATCGGCAGCGACGCCAACAACGACCTGGCCGTGCTCAAGGTCAGCTCCAAGCAGCCGCTGCCCGCCGCGAAGCTGGGCACCAGCTCGGATCTGATGATCGGCGAGACGGTCGTCGCCATCGGCAGCCCCTTCGGCCTGAGCAAGACGGTGACGTCGGGCGTGGTGAGCGCCACGGGCCGCACCTTCAAGGCGGACGGACGCACCTACAACGACTTCATCCAGACGGACGCGGCCATCAACCCGGGCAACTCGGGCGGGCCGCTGCTCAACGTGGACGGAGACGTCATCGGCATCAACACCGCCATCTTCGCCAGCGCCCAGGGCATCGGCTTCGCCATCCCCGCGGACAAGGTGCGGCGGATCATGGACGAGCTCACCCGCTTCGGGAAGGTGCGCCCGGCCTGGGTGGGCATCGAGGCGCAGGATCTGTCGCCGAGGCTCGCCCGGCAGCTCGGGTGGGACCGCACCTACGGCGCCGTCGTCAGCGACGTGGAGCCGGGCAGCCCCGCCGACCAGGCGGGCATCCGCCGCGGCGACGTGCTGGCCGAGATGGGCGGCTCGCGCGTCTCCGACGCCGAGGACTACGTCACCCGCGCCCGGGGCTACCCCGCCCGCGCCGCCTTCCCGCTCGTCATCTTCCGCGAGGGCGGCCAGCGCACCCTCCAGGTCACCCCCGTGGAGTTCCCGCCGCAGCTCATCGAGGCCCTCGCGTGGAACAGGCTGGGACTGAGGGTGAAGCCGGTGCGCGGCGGCATGTCCGTCCAGTCCGTGCGCCCCGGCTCGGCGGCCGCCGAGGTGGGGCTGGAGCCGGGAGACCTGATCGCCCGCGTCAACAACCAGCCGGTCGCCGAGCCGGCCTCCTTCCAGGAGGCCCTGCTGAGCGCCCGGGGTTCGCGCAGCGTGCTGCTGCTCGTGCGGCGCGGACGTTACGGATACCACGTCACCCTGCCCTTCTAG
- a CDS encoding ribbon-helix-helix domain-containing protein has product MQDASSSPMSSEVTPASADSNGPDAAESVVSTHVLVPIEQVHKLRELARRTRIHQSEYLREAVEDLLAKYGRLSAPGDGQ; this is encoded by the coding sequence ATGCAGGATGCCAGCTCCAGCCCGATGAGCTCCGAGGTCACACCCGCCTCGGCCGACTCGAACGGCCCCGACGCCGCCGAGTCCGTGGTCTCCACCCACGTGCTCGTGCCCATCGAGCAGGTCCACAAGCTGCGCGAGCTCGCTCGCCGCACCCGCATCCACCAGAGCGAGTACCTCCGCGAGGCCGTGGAGGACCTGCTGGCCAAGTACGGCCGCCTGTCCGCCCCCGGAGACGGACAGTGA
- a CDS encoding agmatinase family protein has product MPAAFDPSAAASPDSGIFGLPHSPDEAHVVLIPVPFEATTSYGGGTSDGPSAVLEASRQVDLFDVETGRPYERGIALLPEPEQWRAWNTRAKARAVPIIEAGGIDHSNPELRAASTEVNQLCEQLHDAVYRTAQEWLAKGKRVGAVGGDHSISYGIIRAHAEKYPGLGVLHLDAHADLRDAYEGFTWSHASIMFNVVKRIPGVHSLVQVAIRDMSEDEHRVIEQSNGRVRAFFDSDINHKRFDGIPWNRQVDEIVKHLPQHVYLSFDIDGLDPTLCPHTGTPVPGGLSFPEAVALISGVVRSGRTIVGFDLTEVAPDPEGGEWDGNVGARLLYKMIGWMLKSERK; this is encoded by the coding sequence ATGCCTGCTGCCTTCGACCCCAGCGCCGCCGCCTCCCCTGACTCCGGCATCTTCGGCCTCCCCCACTCCCCCGATGAGGCCCACGTCGTCCTCATCCCCGTCCCCTTCGAGGCCACCACCAGCTACGGCGGTGGCACCTCCGACGGCCCCTCCGCCGTCCTCGAGGCCAGCCGCCAGGTCGACCTCTTCGATGTCGAGACCGGCCGCCCCTACGAGCGCGGCATCGCCCTCCTCCCCGAGCCCGAGCAGTGGCGCGCCTGGAACACCCGCGCCAAGGCGCGCGCCGTCCCCATCATCGAGGCCGGTGGCATCGACCACTCCAACCCCGAGCTCCGGGCCGCCTCCACCGAGGTCAACCAGCTCTGCGAGCAGCTCCACGACGCCGTCTACCGCACCGCCCAGGAGTGGCTCGCCAAGGGCAAGCGCGTCGGCGCCGTCGGCGGTGACCACTCCATCTCCTACGGCATCATCCGCGCCCACGCCGAGAAGTACCCCGGCCTCGGCGTCCTCCACCTCGATGCCCACGCCGACCTCCGCGACGCCTACGAGGGCTTCACCTGGTCCCACGCCTCCATCATGTTCAACGTGGTGAAGCGCATCCCCGGCGTGCACTCCCTCGTCCAGGTCGCCATCCGCGACATGAGCGAGGACGAGCACCGCGTCATCGAGCAGTCCAACGGCCGCGTCCGCGCCTTCTTCGACTCGGACATCAACCACAAGCGCTTCGATGGCATCCCCTGGAACCGTCAGGTCGATGAGATCGTCAAGCACCTGCCCCAGCACGTCTACCTGTCCTTCGACATCGACGGGCTCGATCCCACCCTGTGCCCCCACACCGGCACCCCCGTCCCCGGTGGGCTCTCCTTCCCCGAGGCCGTCGCGCTCATCTCCGGTGTCGTCCGCTCCGGGCGCACCATCGTCGGGTTCGACCTCACCGAGGTCGCCCCGGATCCGGAGGGCGGTGAGTGGGATGGCAACGTCGGCGCCCGGCTGCTCTACAAGATGATCGGCTGGATGCTGAAGTCCGAGCGCAAGTAG
- a CDS encoding tyrosine-protein phosphatase — MSGLCDLHCHLVPGVDDGARTLEDALEMARALVDLGFTTVAPSPHARPEYPSHSREIVEARLVELREALEREGVKLTLGTNAENFLDEAFLRGLGTPEARLLGAGKYVLVELPYTSPVPALTDILFRIRLKGVTPLLAHPERCLEFERPGRAAEAVRTGALLQLDVGALTGRYGGTAKKLARAFLEDGLYAVGATDLHGPVGAREWVGKALAELRSRVGERAFTRLMATSPARLLTGEALESGRG, encoded by the coding sequence GTGAGCGGGCTGTGCGACCTGCACTGCCACCTCGTGCCCGGGGTGGATGACGGGGCGCGCACGCTGGAGGACGCTCTGGAGATGGCGCGGGCGCTGGTGGACCTGGGCTTCACCACGGTGGCTCCCAGTCCCCACGCGCGGCCCGAGTACCCCTCGCACTCGCGGGAGATAGTGGAGGCTCGGCTGGTGGAGCTCCGCGAGGCGCTCGAGCGCGAGGGCGTGAAGCTCACGTTGGGGACGAACGCGGAGAACTTCCTCGACGAGGCCTTCTTGCGCGGGCTGGGGACGCCGGAGGCGCGGCTGCTGGGAGCGGGGAAGTACGTGCTGGTGGAGCTGCCGTATACCTCCCCGGTGCCAGCGCTGACGGACATCCTCTTCCGCATCCGCCTCAAGGGGGTGACGCCGCTGCTGGCGCACCCGGAGCGCTGCCTGGAGTTCGAGCGTCCAGGCCGGGCGGCCGAGGCGGTGCGCACCGGGGCGCTGCTGCAACTGGACGTGGGAGCGCTGACGGGGCGGTACGGAGGGACGGCGAAGAAGCTGGCACGCGCCTTCCTGGAGGATGGGCTGTACGCCGTGGGGGCCACGGATCTGCACGGACCGGTGGGGGCGCGGGAGTGGGTGGGGAAGGCGCTGGCCGAGCTACGGAGCAGGGTAGGCGAGCGGGCCTTCACCCGGCTGATGGCCACGTCGCCAGCCCGATTGTTGACGGGGGAAGCCCTGGAGTCCGGGCGAGGGTGA
- a CDS encoding ATP-binding response regulator: MSLVLVADDEPAVLEVLSQVVEDLGHDVIQARDGEEAWNLARARRPNLVVTDHMMPRLSGLELCRKLKSDEVLGHVPIILLSAVLPHGAPEAHAFLHKPFEITDFEALIRQALAEAPRPKALEGPSAVEVLGNWVARGFEGPLSTARAQVERLRAEGRADGGALETLGAQLKALETLTRDFHEVTALAARTVTLEPVLADLGVHLRGELEAWKQAHPQVRWVLDVPPGPVELRFDLARMRQVLDVLLNHASRHGGEVRVELEATPSLATVRVKDRGPGISDEELRQLFEPFRTGEGLGLYIASELARLHGGGLSVESKKGQGTTFSVILPRA, encoded by the coding sequence ATGAGTCTCGTCCTGGTAGCGGACGATGAGCCCGCGGTGCTCGAGGTGTTGAGTCAGGTCGTCGAGGATCTGGGACACGATGTGATCCAGGCGCGCGACGGCGAGGAAGCATGGAATCTCGCGCGGGCGCGCCGTCCGAACCTGGTGGTCACGGACCACATGATGCCGCGGCTGAGTGGTCTGGAGCTGTGCCGCAAGCTGAAGAGCGACGAGGTGCTGGGCCATGTGCCCATCATCCTGTTGAGCGCGGTGCTGCCGCATGGTGCGCCCGAGGCACATGCCTTCCTGCACAAGCCCTTCGAGATCACGGACTTCGAGGCGTTGATCCGCCAGGCCCTGGCGGAGGCGCCGCGTCCGAAGGCGCTGGAGGGACCGTCGGCGGTGGAGGTGCTGGGCAACTGGGTGGCGCGCGGCTTCGAGGGACCGCTGTCCACCGCGCGAGCGCAGGTGGAGCGGCTGCGCGCGGAGGGAAGAGCGGACGGTGGGGCGTTGGAGACGCTCGGGGCCCAGTTGAAGGCCCTGGAGACGCTGACGCGGGACTTCCACGAGGTGACGGCCCTGGCGGCCCGGACGGTGACGCTCGAGCCGGTCTTGGCGGATCTGGGGGTGCACCTGCGCGGAGAGCTGGAGGCCTGGAAGCAGGCCCATCCCCAGGTGCGGTGGGTGCTGGACGTGCCGCCGGGGCCGGTGGAGCTGCGGTTCGATCTGGCGCGGATGCGGCAGGTGCTGGACGTGCTGCTGAACCATGCGAGCCGGCACGGCGGAGAGGTGCGGGTGGAGCTGGAGGCCACGCCGTCGTTGGCGACGGTGCGCGTGAAGGATCGGGGCCCGGGCATCTCGGACGAGGAGCTGCGACAGCTCTTCGAGCCCTTCCGGACAGGAGAAGGGCTGGGGCTCTACATCGCCTCGGAGCTGGCGCGGCTGCATGGCGGCGGGCTCTCGGTGGAGTCGAAGAAGGGGCAGGGCACGACGTTCAGCGTGATCCTGCCCCGGGCCTGA
- a CDS encoding serine/threonine-protein kinase has product MSLVRYQPLGPLLAGEGSRAFLGLALDTGAPPRPVVLVWAPPEVARDPDLTAGLQRETQRAAVLDHPNILRVHGLVTLEAGLARVTEFADGESLRRLLEVRPRIPPAFAALIASDVAMGAHYAHLAGNDDGTALVHGDLRPETVMVSFNGVCKVTGYGALSVAPRERNGRRVRNRRNYSAPEQLMGGREAVTARTDVFLLGLLLYECLTGRMPFQDTPDADQATISRQLPPLPSDIPKPLAEVVRTATAKRANDRYATALEFREAVVAAVQGLPSAETFAEFLAQLFPPDRDARATRRQMLEIGLAEASRRLSGAGMPIVQPAPPPPAYPATRPISVSVPPVESPEPLESDDIPVDIALQDEDADAIDSVMELTGRHSRPGIARPLSREEPTPPLREPIRPLPLDEPKPKPKALLEDDELPRPNPKRRSRVPLMVGALAATAAAATGGLFLWNERQQAARPADPGVVPVAATPPAAPAPANADGLAASAGTTGSSPASAQPAPTEDGGASPATASSVVAAGGPPPAAPAGAVVPVSGTASAPPPSSGNTDTPEAPSTAQPAVTTRLQLFVLPPVDVSLDGKRLGRTPMAVPLAPGAYTLELSNPAKGVRTTRAITVRPEGTTIQRFLLGRGTVQVRAPAGSRIFLDGRKVGPKLSLFEGEHQLVVTTGKDRWEKSFRLEPRQKVTFDVEYQKP; this is encoded by the coding sequence ATGAGTCTGGTTCGCTATCAGCCCCTTGGCCCGCTCCTGGCGGGCGAGGGTTCCCGCGCATTCCTGGGCCTGGCGCTCGACACGGGCGCCCCGCCCCGTCCGGTGGTGTTGGTGTGGGCTCCGCCCGAGGTCGCGAGGGATCCCGATCTGACGGCGGGGCTGCAGCGGGAGACGCAGCGCGCCGCCGTCCTCGATCACCCCAACATCCTGCGTGTCCACGGACTGGTGACGCTGGAGGCCGGGCTCGCCCGCGTCACCGAGTTCGCCGATGGCGAGTCGCTGCGCCGGCTGTTGGAGGTGCGCCCGCGCATTCCCCCCGCCTTCGCCGCGCTCATCGCCTCGGACGTGGCCATGGGTGCCCACTACGCGCACCTGGCCGGCAACGACGACGGCACCGCGCTCGTGCACGGAGACCTGCGCCCGGAAACCGTGATGGTCTCCTTCAACGGCGTGTGCAAGGTGACGGGCTATGGGGCCTTGAGCGTCGCTCCCCGCGAGCGTAACGGCCGCCGCGTGCGCAACCGCCGCAACTACAGCGCCCCCGAGCAGCTCATGGGCGGCCGCGAGGCCGTCACCGCGCGCACCGACGTGTTCCTCCTGGGCCTGCTGCTCTACGAGTGCCTCACGGGGCGCATGCCCTTCCAGGACACGCCGGACGCCGATCAGGCCACCATCTCCCGGCAGCTCCCGCCCCTGCCCTCCGACATCCCCAAGCCCCTGGCCGAGGTGGTCCGCACCGCCACCGCCAAGCGCGCCAATGATCGGTATGCCACCGCCCTCGAGTTCCGTGAGGCCGTGGTGGCAGCCGTCCAGGGGCTCCCCTCCGCGGAGACCTTCGCGGAGTTCCTCGCCCAGCTCTTCCCGCCCGACCGCGATGCACGCGCCACCCGGCGCCAGATGTTGGAGATCGGCCTGGCGGAGGCGTCCCGGAGGCTCTCCGGCGCGGGGATGCCGATCGTTCAGCCCGCGCCTCCTCCTCCCGCGTACCCCGCGACCCGCCCCATCTCCGTCAGCGTCCCTCCCGTGGAGTCCCCCGAGCCCCTGGAGTCGGACGACATTCCGGTGGACATCGCCCTCCAGGACGAGGACGCGGATGCCATCGACTCGGTGATGGAGCTCACCGGCCGGCACTCACGTCCCGGGATCGCCCGTCCGCTCTCACGCGAGGAGCCCACCCCACCGCTCCGCGAGCCGATCCGCCCCCTGCCCCTGGATGAGCCGAAGCCGAAACCCAAGGCCCTGCTGGAGGACGACGAGCTCCCACGCCCGAACCCGAAGCGGCGCTCGCGCGTCCCACTGATGGTGGGAGCGCTGGCCGCCACCGCCGCCGCCGCCACGGGGGGCCTCTTCCTGTGGAACGAGCGCCAGCAGGCCGCCCGGCCCGCGGACCCGGGCGTGGTGCCCGTGGCCGCCACGCCTCCCGCGGCCCCCGCCCCAGCGAACGCGGACGGGCTCGCGGCCTCAGCGGGAACCACTGGCTCGTCCCCCGCCAGCGCACAGCCCGCGCCGACGGAGGATGGTGGTGCGAGCCCGGCAACGGCCTCGTCCGTGGTGGCCGCGGGAGGTCCGCCACCCGCCGCGCCGGCGGGAGCCGTGGTGCCCGTCTCGGGTACGGCCTCCGCGCCTCCTCCATCCTCCGGGAACACGGACACACCCGAAGCGCCCTCGACCGCGCAGCCCGCGGTGACCACCCGGCTGCAGCTCTTCGTGCTGCCACCCGTGGACGTGTCACTCGATGGCAAGCGGCTCGGCCGGACACCGATGGCGGTGCCGCTCGCGCCCGGCGCGTACACGTTGGAGCTGAGCAACCCGGCCAAGGGGGTGCGGACGACGCGCGCCATCACCGTGCGCCCCGAGGGCACGACGATCCAACGCTTCCTCCTGGGCAGGGGCACCGTGCAGGTGCGGGCCCCGGCGGGCTCACGCATCTTCCTCGATGGCCGCAAGGTGGGTCCGAAGCTCTCGCTGTTCGAGGGCGAGCACCAGCTCGTCGTCACCACCGGCAAGGATCGCTGGGAGAAGTCCTTCCGGCTGGAGCCCCGGCAAAAAGTCACATTCGACGTGGAATATCAGAAGCCATGA
- a CDS encoding NAD(P)H-quinone oxidoreductase, which translates to MQVLRITRPGGPEVLDFEERPAPTPGPSDLLVRVGATALNRADLLQIRGAYPPPPGAPPDVPGLEYAGEVIATGPLVRRFKVGDRVMGLVGGGAFAEQLITHEREALPMPENLDFAQAASLPEAYLTAFDALVLQGGLRMGESVLIHAVASGVGSAAAQICRAMGARVFGTGRNAEKLSRASAWGVEKTVLCDVSPPRFAEAVREATGGRGVDLTLDLVGGDYLPETLRAMAPQGRVMLVGLVAGAQAPADLNVILTRRLRITGTVLRSRPPEEKMALAQATERHLLPLFRAGTLTPVVDAVYPMREAREALARMARNESVGKLVLRWD; encoded by the coding sequence ATGCAGGTCCTCCGCATCACCCGCCCCGGCGGCCCCGAGGTGCTCGACTTCGAGGAACGTCCCGCTCCCACTCCCGGTCCCTCGGACCTCCTCGTGCGCGTGGGCGCCACCGCCCTCAACCGCGCCGACCTCCTTCAGATCCGCGGCGCCTACCCCCCTCCGCCCGGCGCCCCCCCCGATGTTCCTGGTCTCGAATACGCCGGCGAGGTCATCGCCACCGGCCCCCTCGTCCGCCGCTTCAAGGTCGGTGACCGGGTGATGGGACTCGTCGGCGGTGGCGCCTTCGCCGAGCAGCTCATCACCCATGAGCGAGAGGCCCTCCCCATGCCGGAGAACCTCGACTTCGCTCAGGCCGCCTCGCTCCCCGAGGCCTACCTCACCGCCTTCGACGCGCTCGTGCTCCAGGGCGGACTGCGCATGGGCGAGTCCGTCCTCATCCACGCCGTGGCCAGCGGCGTGGGCTCCGCAGCCGCGCAGATCTGCCGCGCCATGGGGGCCCGGGTCTTCGGGACGGGGCGGAACGCGGAGAAGCTCTCGCGCGCCTCCGCCTGGGGCGTGGAGAAGACGGTGCTGTGTGATGTCTCTCCCCCGCGCTTCGCCGAGGCCGTGCGCGAAGCCACCGGCGGGCGCGGCGTGGACCTGACGCTGGACCTCGTGGGCGGGGACTACCTCCCGGAGACGCTCCGGGCCATGGCTCCCCAGGGACGCGTGATGCTCGTGGGGCTGGTGGCTGGCGCTCAGGCCCCGGCGGACCTGAACGTCATCCTCACCCGGCGGCTGCGCATCACCGGGACCGTGCTCCGCAGCCGGCCTCCCGAGGAGAAGATGGCCCTCGCCCAGGCCACCGAGAGGCACCTCCTCCCCCTGTTCCGGGCCGGGACGCTCACGCCCGTCGTCGATGCCGTGTACCCCATGCGCGAGGCCCGTGAGGCGCTCGCCCGGATGGCCCGCAACGAGTCCGTGGGCAAGCTCGTGCTCCGCTGGGACTGA